The genome window ACCTCCTTCTGTATTTACTCCAGAATGTTGGAATCTCCCTTGTGTGTACTCCTTCATGGAGGTCCTTATGGGCCTGCAGAAGCATctgttttccttcagcctctgaAGAAGAACAAATTTGGAaaaacttttgtaaaaaaaattctatttacTAAAATTAATGTATGTCATTTATCAGTGGTACTGCTGTATCTCTTTATGCAAGAATGCCGTAGCtgtatttttgaagaaaaaatatatacaatgtCTTAGATGCTTGCTGTGCAGTTACTAtgtttttttttgtcatttctggTTTGAGCAGTAATCACTCTCAAACCTCAGGATAACACAGAAGTGTTTTCAACATGAGGACAAGTTTGGGTAGTTTGCTTACTGCTTATTACTGTTACTGAATTcaaaatccagctgttctactacagaccaacagaGCTCTTTACTGCCTGGAAATGTCCAGCCACAGACCTCTAGGCTTTCTGTTCTTCCCGACATTTCAAAGCAAACCAAGTTTCGGAAGGACTGGAGAAAACAAGCTGGGAAAAACTGGGGCAGTGCACGAATGCACTGTGACACTATAGGGAAGCAAGGGggaaatgccagtcacagatgcaggtgaggcgtcaggagaaaatgctactagaacacggccatacagcccagaaaccacaaaaaaccctACTTCAGCACGATCTGGGGAAATTACATGTGGCAACAGCGAGAGCTACTGTCCAGATGCACTTAAGAACTTACCCTGTTGGTTTAACTTACAGATCTTTTTGCACATGTTTACCTCTACTAGTGATACCAGTGCAACAACAGTATTTAACTATGAGCCAACAAGGAAAAAGCTGCCTTTGAAAGGGGGAGGGTAGCCTATGGTCACTATTTAGAGGGGGCAGAGTTAcagagttctcacaatggagagatgtcgggagtggtgtcccccaaggatccgttttgggaccagtgctctttaacctattcataaatgacctggaagtaggggtgggtagcgtggtggccaagtttgcagatgataccaaattatgtagggtggtgagaaccacaaaggattgtgaagagctccaagcggaccttgataaattaggtgagtgggctcagaaatggcaaatccagttcaatgtagcaaaatgtaaagtgatgcacacaggggcaaaaaaagtcagaaacttcacatacacgctacaggggtcagtgctatcagtcacagaccaggaagagggatttaagcgtcttagatTGATagttcatgggaatgtcaactcaatgcatggcagctgtaaaaaaggcaaattcctatgctggggatcattaggaaaggaattgagaataaaactgcaaagattgtcatgcccttatataaagccgtggtgcgaccgcacttggagtactgtgtccagttctggtcgccgcatctcaaaaaggatattgaagagatagaaaaagtgcagagaagggcaacaaaaaaggatgattgaagggactggagcatcttccctatgaggggaggctgcagcgtttgggactctttagtttggagaggaagtgactgaggggggatatgattgaaatgcacaaaattatgcatggggtagaaaacgttgacagaaatttttctctctttctcacaatactagaaccagggggcatacattgaaaatgctggggggaagaattaggactaataaaaggaaacacttcttcacgcaacgtgtgattggtgtttggagataaTGCTGCcatgcaggaggtggtgatggccactaacctggatagcgaaagctttaaaaggggcaacttgacagatttatggagggaaaaaagtcgatttatggctaccaatcttgatcctccttgatctgagattgcaaatgcctcaacagaccaggtgatcgggagcaacagccgcagaaggccattgcattcacatcctacatgtgagctccccaaggcacctggtgggccactgcgagtagcagagagctggactagatggactttggtctgatccagctggcttgttcttatgttcttacattttgTACCTTCCTTCTTTAGCCCTTCTATGGGTTTTATTTCACGCCTGAAATGTGTTGTAGGTTTAGGTTGTGGCTGAGCCTGGAAGAGCGTGCGTGTGCTGTGAAACAGGGGGCCTGATACACTTGTGCACTGATGtaacaaggaaagaaagtgtAGACATACATCATTAgcagtctgtgtgtgtttgtgtgtggatgcTGTTTCTGCTTGCTTCCACAAGACTTACTGCTGTCTCCAAATCAGAGGAACCTTTTCTTGCGTCCATGTGGGAGCAGACTGTAACAGAAAGATGTGTCAGAAAAGGTGATAAACatttagttctggtgggttttccagtctgtgtggccatggtctggtggatttagcagaccacggccacacagcccggaaaacccaccagaaccagttgaatccgtccgtgaaagccttcaacaatacattgataaaCATTTGTTTCACGGAGGTAAACAGGTAAAATTAATTTTAGCTAACCTTCAGTAAACTGGGCAGCTATTTCCCCCAGTTTTGTGTTAATCATGTGTCGTTGCCAtattcaaataataaaataactagATTCAAGGTCAGCAGTACTTTACAGGATTTctggggtgtaagcttttgagaaccAAAGCTTTCATCAGCTAtcagggaactttgactctcaaaaacttatacctccaagggcctgtaaaatggagctgttccgccaggcctttccaTCGAGCCAGCCAGGTGTTTCCTGATGATgatatctcccctgagcctcctGTGGGAAAAACCATATTTCTCACCCTTGGGGTTTTTTAGTTGGATTGTTTTGAATGGTTTTacgatttgtttttattgattgttatttttaggtttttaatgaattttatgtatgatgttaggccttatgccattgtaagctgccctgagccctttggggggttgggtggggtataaaaataataaataaataaaattttaatctcAGGTGATGCTGCTGCATTTGATTCTAGCTATTCTTCTGCACACTAACATGACTACCCTTGGAAACTATTAAAATAATAGTTAAAGTATGGTACAATTAAAATTGGTGTGAGTAGGTGGAGCCATCAATACCACAGCAGTTGAATTTAGTGCTCTTTTGGTCTTTCAAGTCCAATGTATGGATTTTATCAATGCATAGGCAAAGACTTTCACTGCTAGAATCAACAGGCTGCAGTGGGCTTTCTGAGCttcgtggccgtggtctggtagtttttgcttctaatgtttcacctgaatttatggctggcaccttcagaggcatgtcaaagtAAAGAACACTGTGTGCAATGattttcccgggggggggggggggaatgcataTTACAATCCAACTATAAATGAACTTCACCCAGagacatgcaaatgtgcctcacccctcTGTAAAGTGGACAAAAGATATACCCCGCCACACATTTCCAGGGTGTGTAATGGAAGTGTAAAACAACAcagtttaaacacacacacggATCTTAAGAGTTGCATTTAACATTAGAAAATAATTGTCTCTACAGGATGACTCACCCTGAAATCCTAAAAGAATACCCATTTTaaagtaaatacattttaaaggtgCAAacaagatttattttctactgcagTGAACTAAGGACAGTCTACCCCTATGCAAAGGCGAAAGTGCCACGCAATCCTGCTATTTCAGTCCCTGTGTCAAAAGTAGAATTGGGTTTAAGTTTCGTTTTTAACCGGAAGTGGGGCAAGTTCCAAGAGTCAAATCAAACAAGACCGAAAACGGTAGCAAAGCTTTCCCAATTCTCCCTTTTGCCTACGGCCACTGCCTCCAAGCTGCACTTTGCTCCAGGTTGGTatttgcaaatgtctgtcacaattcagttacaaaagggttaactgtatgtaaataagttgctgaggtcactgtttatgATCTGGTttctggtctattgattagctattggtcagtaaatcgccattgcttacatgttagtaagCTCCTAcatcagaggttataaagttaactagtTTTCTTTGTTTCAACAGTTCAGTTCACGAGGAGATCACCACGTGGTCAGAGAGAAGTAGGGAAGAGGTAGTCTTGagtgtatagttagtactgtaaCCATGTAACAGAGCaagcagtacagcatttatttattttatttcatgtaaacttcattttataaaaagcaactcaaagtatccCTGGCTCTCTTCTAACCGCTGGAAGCTGCTTTGCATCTCTGCTAATAAATCTCTTTTTTATCAAATACCTACACTCCGGTaagtggttaaaaaaaacacccagaagtGGAGgattggttttttgtttttttttttaaggggggtgAGAAGAGATGCACCAATTTCCTGTTATTGAGGCAAGAACTGAGTTTGGGCAAAATGCAAGGGATCAATGCCAGCGCGTTAGACTCTGGGCTCGAGGAAGGGCGAATGGAAGAGCACAGTTTGAATGCCAGATTGGGAGCACTGTTCTCAGTAAAGGAGCTCGCCTTTTTCTCTCTTGGCGTTAGGAAAGTATGCATTACCCTTACTTTGCACGcgtttcctcctcttccctggcTCACAGCCGACGCCTCACTCCCCCGTAACAATTTGAGCAAAAGAGGTGGACATGCCGGGGCATGTGCCTGAGCTCTGGAGTTGAGGAGGAGACTGTGGCGCCACGCAGCTTGGCGGGGCAGAGCTGTGAGCCAGTCTTGGATTGGCGCTCTAGCTGGCGGAcgttgatttaaaaaacaaaacaaaaacttcccATGATTCCTTCGTGAGTTCAGATAGAAAGCGTAAGCAAAGTTTAGACAGAAGTGAGTCGCTTGTTTTGACGAGAGAGTGAGGAGCGGCTGTGGCTCAAAGAAGACTCATCTGATTTGTGTGCAGGGTTAACCCGGAGCATCTCCAGTAAGGatttgcagcagggcagggatGGGGGAAAGACCTCTTCCTTCCTAACATTCTGCAGAGACATTGCCAACCTGACTGGCCAGCACTTACTTTGATGAAACAGTGATCTCAGGCAGTATGAGGCAGCTTGGTATAAATGGTCGCTTAATAAGTGAGGCCCTTTCTTTTCCATTACCCTACATAGATAACAATTTATGGATTTTCAGTTACATTTTATCTTGCTCTTTCTCCAAGAACTTGAGAGTGGCATACATTGGAGTCATCTCTGTCCCATTGTGTCATCCAACAACCCTGAGAAGTAGGCCATTTTGAGGCCGTCCAGTCAACTTCCTGGCAGTGTGAATTTTAATTCAGTCTTCCTAACCCTTTGTGTGGCCACTGTTTCGTTAGACCGTGTATGTGTCTTAATAACAATGCAATGCAGTGAGAAATACAACAGAAGAATGTCAATAATAAAAGCAAGCCATAACAACTTTTCCTGgagcataaaaacaaaaaacttcTGCATCCCCATGTTAAAACCCTCCtttccacaagggagaaagatAGAAGCACCCTTAAGACATTCAGGCAGGCATTTATGATAGTTTTTCCTCAAATTGCAGGTAGCTGGAGGCTGCCTTATGGGACCATCAAGCAGCTCTTTCCCACAAAGTTGGCATTAGcctgtagggcataggtgtcaaactcacggccctccagatgatatggactacagttcccatcaccccctgccagcatgatggcagggggtgatgggaactatagtccataacatctggagggccgcgagtttgacacctgtgctgtagggttttcCGCACATCCTTAAAGTGCAAGTTCTGTAGGAAGGACCCAGGCAATTTCATACCCACAAGACTGTTATTTAGAGTGTGTGATGTGTAATTATCTCACAGAAAAGTAGTTCCCACACGTCTGCAGATACCCTACTGTTTATCAGAGATAAATCCCTCTACATTGTTTGGGCCTCTGTAGTCACAAAAGTGCAGTTCCACTTCCCAATAGCTGCATACTATGTAGAAAGTTTGTCCTTGTGTCCTAGATATACAATCTGTGAGAGTTTAATGCGCTTTAATTCTGCTGCATCTTGCACTATGGGACATAGGTGATATTTTCTTCAAATGTGGAAGGGAATACAAGGGGTAGAATTTGCTTGTAATTTCTTATACAGAaaatataaggcagtggtggcgaacctatggcactggtgccagaggtggcactcagagcccgctctgtgggcatgtgcaaacatagtcccccccccccccacatctaggctagcctgggctgctgggctcgattattagcattaaacctgagacctagttttggggaagcagtgtagttaaacctattaagtgctgttaaaccgcactgattttcatgggaagaactaaagcacgatcctttacctgggagtaagctcggttgctggcattggggcttgcttctgagtaaatcctcctagggtcgtgattcacccattggaagagctgcacggttgcttcaaagcaaagccagcgactaccaccaagcttactcctgaccaacgcatgcctcggagccaaccgttttttctaaactaaaacctcagtattccagttaaattgccatgttggcactttgcgataaataagtgggttttgggttgcaatttgggcactcggtcttgaaaaggttcaccatcactgatataaagGGTGGAATTTCTATGTAATTTCTTATACAGAAAATATAAACTTGTAGTACAAAATAGCTGGTACAAATATTTAACATGAAAAATGATTTGTAAATATACATGCTTGATTAGCAAAGACCAATTCTGACGTTACTTGTTCATTTAGTACTCCAGATTTTTCCTCTGAGAGAAGCTTTATATTTTTAACAGTGATAATATTTCCTATTATTGTGTCCTTGTGGTGGGAAAGAATAcagtttttgaattttttttgccctGCAACTGTAAAGAGCCTCTGTGAGGAAAAAATTGACAGTCCTAGTTTCAACATTTTACAAATTATCTGAAAAGTGccaaaatatatgtttttaaaatctgcatgttGTGATTGACTCTGGCAAGCACTCTCAAAGCTAGTCCACAGCTGTGTTATCAGAGCTGGCTCATAGCTTGTCCAGAAGCTGGGAACAAAGCTCAAATGACTCGTCCTTCTTGATTCCCACCTTCTGTTAAacggaagagtttgaatttatgctTGTGTGTGAAATGGAATTCCCATGCTGTGAGCTCTCAGATGAGAGATGCAGAAGTTTGACCACAACCTCAACATTGTTCAGTTTTTGTATAAATGACATGTCTTCTAATTTTTCTGAGTATACCTGCCCCCCTAAATTAGGCACATTCAGTGTCTCTATTCTTCTCTATTCAAATGATGTGGTTCTTCTTTCTCAAAATAAAGTGGAACTCCTAGGATTGTTAAGATTTTGTTCAAAGGAGGGTTTGTATAGTAATTATAAGAAGACTAAAATTATGGTCTTTCCTAAGAAAAGGGAAATTCCATCTTTTAACTGGTCCATGAATGGTCTTGTGCTTGAACAAGTCAAGAAGTTTAGATATCTCTGTGTCTTGTTTACATCTAATTTATCCTGGAAGATTCACCATGAATTGGCATCCAATAAAGTCAGGTTAAGtgcagcagcattttaaaatttattttattctaaaagtgaaaaaatactGGTGCCATTTTGGCCTTTAACCAAAAAGTTATTTCTCTTATTTTATTTGGTGCctatttgttttcctgtttctgtaATTTGGAACTAACACACAAGTTACATTGAACTTTGTGTGATATGTTACAAGTGGTGTATTTAGTCAGTCTCTGAACATGTGGCTTCAAGAacattaacagcacaatcctgagAGAGGAGTTGAACGTGCTCAGGGTTCAGTCAACTGACCTTTACGACAGCATATCTCTTGAGATATGTTGCTGTAAGGGCTAGTTACGCTCAGGGACATCACATAGGTATAGTTTTTTTAGGGGTGGGTTTGAGGGcggagccatgcccccacccgcccctgggggtgtggttgtgcctccccaagccctgcccccagcctcagtgtttttaaaagcagctctccgaggccagggacggcagactcccctgccctggcagtcccttctgccctcctctctgggcagagacatagctagggaaaatggagcccagtgcaaaatctgagttttccgcccccctccccaatgggtGGCCGATgtttgctggaatccacccccaaacagcatcactttaaatggtgtttaaactaaggagcccagattctccttttaaatctaccttaaagggagaatctggggtccccaggtaaaacaacattgaaagtgatgctgtttttggggtggattatcacttTCAATGAAATGatagagcccctagaggatggggcggtataaaagtttaataaataaataaataaataaataaataaataaataaataaataaataaataaataaataaatatccccccTGGGTTGGGGTCTAAAATGGCAGCAGCTAAACACCCCTAAAAATGTAAAATCAGTCACAAGCGAGTGTCAATTGAATGGCCCTCAGTAGCTGGGTTTTTGATGCAGCCCAAGCTTGCGCTGACAGGgatgcccaccccactggcataaggggcactccTGTTACTGGTAAGGGCATCCACGCCTCCAGGGAGTGCTGCAGAGCTCTGGGGCACTTGCATCAGGAAGTGTAGGTGCCCTTGGTGCTCACATGGCACAGAATTGTGTGCTAAcaggagggggcattccagggtgggcccaggggtggagccaactccAGGCATTTTTCACTGGGCTTTCAGCTCCTAGATGCCACCATGGCTGGCCCCaaacttttcatggcataagTTTCTGTCCCCTATGGGATTTCCTGGGGGCAGGAGGATTTCACTATTTTTCTCCTGCCCATTCCACCAGAGAACCCGATAGGAGGAAGAACCCGATATGGCCCTCACCCGCATCTGAATTAGGCTGTTAATTTTCcttttgctgttgttttctttAGTATGTGTTTCTATGGTTTTATTCTGTTGTGTTAGTTGAAAATAATTTCATATCTGCCTGTGTGGGCAGgcagaagcatttaaaaaaaatatattcttgtATTTTAATACCTTTTGTAAGCATATTTAAAATGAACATGATAAAATTATATGCagtttattttaaagtatttttgccATTTTGAGAGTTGATTTGTCTATAAATGGAAAAAGAGAAGATACAAAGTATAATGAATAAAAATTACAGATTGACAATGAACAATCTTATATTTCCCTAATTTTTACTTGTTTCTTGTCCTAGGTATCCACCATGTGCACAACTTGGGACCCTCCTCCCAAACCTATTGAGACATTTGTTTTTATGGATCTAGAAGCAACAGGTTTGCCACCCTCACAACCTAAAATTGCAGAAATGTGCCTATTTGCTGTGAATAGGCATGCCTTTGAGAATCCTCAATACAGCAATTTTTCTCTTAGATCAGTTCCACTATTCCCTCGTTTAGTAGATAAACTCTGTATCTGTATTAATCCAGACAAGGCCTTTACTCCAGAAGCAAGATTAATTACAGGACTGAATAATGAAGCTTTTTCTGAGAACAAAAAGCAAAGCTTTAACATACACATTATTCACATGATTACTGCTTTTTTCAATCGGCAGCACTCGCCAGTCTGTTTGGTAGCGCACAGTGGCTGTTCTTACGATTTTCCTCTATTGAAAGCTGAATTATCGGCAATAGGTATCTCAGCTCTTGATGAAATCTATTGTGCAGATACCTTTAAAGCCTTGAAAGCTTTGGACAAAGAAAATAACCGACTTCACCAGTTTACATACCAAAAATTCGGCAGCAAGAAAAGTTACAAGCTTGATGATTTATACTTTAAGTTCTACAAAGAATACCCTTTGAATAGTCACAGTGCAGAAGGAGATGTCATTACACTAATAAGAGTCTTTCAACAACATGCCAGAGACCTTATGCACTGGATGGATTCAAACGCAAGGCAGTTCAATACTATTAGAACAATGTACAAGGGAAGTGAGCGGCGTGCTTCCATTTCCAGAGCACCTTGGAGTCTCCAGCATCCAAGTTTTTTACAGGTGGGGCCATGTCAGCCGAGGCTAGCCACAATGTATTCTTTTCCAGCGGGTGATGACAGAGCATCCTTAAAACAGAACACTGCTGAGCAAGGGTATGACCAATTCAGACCACTCAATAATACTGACATTCCTGATGAAATTAAGAATATGTTGCTGTTTCTTCTTGGATTAGCAATAATTACATGGATTGTACTCAATCCTGTGTAAActcaaaatgaactttggttttTCGATACAGTTAAGTCACAAAAGTTGCAAAATAATACTTTCTAGTTGCCATTATTATCACACTTCCTTTAAAATTCTAGGCTTTAATTTTTCTTTATAGTTATAATCAATGTAATTAGGCTTATAATGTGATTTTTGTTATTTGTATTAGTCACATTGGGTACAATGAAGAACATTAGATTATAAATTTTGTGGGGAAGGCCAATACTTTATAAGACAAAGGAAACGTGAGTGGTGAAAAACAGCCCCTGCTTTCAATAATTCAGATTCTAGGAGAAAATGTTATCTAGAATGAAATAGTTTTGTAAACCAAAGACATAATTTCTTGTGGAATGCAAAAGGTTCAGAAAGCAATATGTAACTTgtaaatggatggatgggtagcccaatccagaggctacTGCAGCTGGGAACATATCgtctccagagagctttcagTGCGGGGgtgcagccaaaaagaaaaaaaaacctggcagcctgaaagccctccacaggGTTGAATGGagggtggtgtaactccaaggCTCAGACTGGCATCCCCAGCTTCATCCCCAAGAACACCTCTGGCCCTCCCCTCCTGCGCTGATGGGGCTGGCTGCAGTGCTGACACGGCACCCAGTGCCACAAGCAGGTGTCCCAGAAGGCTATGGCATCTGCCTACTGGTGTTTTTGCCCCTTGTGCCACATCCAGGAGCTGATTCACACACCCCACCCTGGGTTGACCTTTaagaaatgtaaatgttaaagagaaaacaaaagtatATTGGCTCAAGTGTTACTTTAGACCAGtaatggcgaatctatggcactccagatgttcatgaactacaattcccatcagcccctgcagcatggccaataggttcgccaccacggctttagactTATAGCTTTTTAAATTCATTACTTTGGTTTGTTTTGAAGTATGGCAGTTCAAGCTTCTAGTTATCACCTACAAGGTCCTTAATGGCCTTGGATTCTAATATTTACAGAACTCCTATTATACTCTGCTGCAACAGCTTTGGTTATTCGAGCAAAGCCTTATAAAAATGCCATCCTGCAAATGGGCAATATTGGCAATATAATTCACAAATCCCCAACCTTGTTGAACTTATGGATgtcacctagttgattgagatgcattcctagctcaatgtagttGTTAGAAAAAATATTgccggtgattgtatctagttaattgaaatgcattcctacctcaatgtaatcgctacaagatatatgtaaccagcctgctatatgttaccactgctgtagatGTTCTTTTCTTGATCTCTTCTGTATGGCTTCACTTTATGgcttctactcccatgggaaacaggatgtttccattgtccgggggtggggggcattgtCCCAACCTTGGGCAGGGTGCCTTGGCTCCagaataactctttctcacattctttgggaaaacaggaggggggattatttttgaatAAAGGGAGTAGCAAAagtcaggttcaccagaactggcttagACAAGCTGGGTgtttcgttgccttccaataatcgctgctgatcaacaatgcaGCGTCTGTTTATTGATCCAAGATTCGAGTCCTAACATTAGGCACTTTTAGAATTTTGGCAAAGGGTTGTGGGCACCACTACAAAATAGCTGTCAGCAGCTATCAAAGATGATGTCTCTTGGACTCTTCTACAGCACCCCCTGCAACCCAAGCAGAGAGAAAGCTAGGACTGACCCTTTACTTCTGAGAAGTGATGCTTTCGGTTTCAGTTTCCCTCCAAAAAGAGTGGAGTATCTTGTAGAGTTTCAATGGAAAGTTCCCAAGCCCAGAAACACAGGCAGTTCTCTCTGCTGTGAAAACAAGGTCTTGCTGCTCTGGTGGATTGACAAGGACAAGGACAACATTTTGCTGGTCAACCAGGTGGCAGTTAATCGTGCAAAAGTATTACTTTATGTTCAGTTTTGACCCGTTCAGGCTGCAAGTATGTGCCACGAAACACAATGGTGAACACTATGCTTCCCTGGACATCACTGGTGTACTGAATAGGTAAACAGGAAAAAGTGGCCAGAAATGGAAGTAGGAATGCAGAATCTGGTTTGTGAAGAATCTTCATCATGGAACAGCAAGAAAAGCCTGTTTAGACAACAGTTACCAGAAGATTCTCCCACTATGCAGTTCTACTTTGTCACCCCATTTATAACAGTTACTTGTGCAATATGCATATTGCTTTTTCATCTGTGATGGTAGTATTTAGTATATAAGGAATTTTACAACAAATAACCTTAGAGGAAGTCAGAGCTAAATaaagtctgttgtgaggagaggagctTTTCAAGaccatatattttctttttttcaacatGTTCC of Sphaerodactylus townsendi isolate TG3544 linkage group LG03, MPM_Stown_v2.3, whole genome shotgun sequence contains these proteins:
- the LOC125428955 gene encoding three-prime repair exonuclease 1-like, with the translated sequence MCTTWDPPPKPIETFVFMDLEATGLPPSQPKIAEMCLFAVNRHAFENPQYSNFSLRSVPLFPRLVDKLCICINPDKAFTPEARLITGLNNEAFSENKKQSFNIHIIHMITAFFNRQHSPVCLVAHSGCSYDFPLLKAELSAIGISALDEIYCADTFKALKALDKENNRLHQFTYQKFGSKKSYKLDDLYFKFYKEYPLNSHSAEGDVITLIRVFQQHARDLMHWMDSNARQFNTIRTMYKGSERRASISRAPWSLQHPSFLQVGPCQPRLATMYSFPAGDDRASLKQNTAEQGYDQFRPLNNTDIPDEIKNMLLFLLGLAIITWIVLNPV